From Streptomyces asiaticus, one genomic window encodes:
- a CDS encoding DedA family protein — protein MTTPVVLSSQLAVNPLDAHSLLAAFGVLGVGAVMFAETGLLIGFFLPGDSLLFTAGLLCTGAGEHGVRLSLGPLLAAAAFGALAGAQCGYLIGRRAGGALLARSRSARLHEGAKRAEELLARYGHAKAIVLARFVPMVRTVLNPLAGALDVPVRVFTVWQVVGGLVWSVGLSLAGYALGSAIPGVDRYLLPLVALIVVVSLIPLAAELHRNRRQARAKAARR, from the coding sequence ATGACCACACCCGTGGTTCTATCGTCGCAGCTCGCTGTGAACCCGCTCGACGCGCACTCGCTGCTGGCCGCGTTCGGCGTGCTGGGTGTCGGCGCGGTGATGTTCGCTGAGACGGGATTGCTGATCGGCTTCTTCCTGCCGGGCGACTCCCTGTTGTTCACGGCGGGCCTGCTGTGCACGGGCGCGGGGGAGCACGGCGTACGGCTGTCCCTGGGCCCTCTGCTGGCCGCCGCGGCGTTCGGCGCGCTGGCGGGTGCGCAGTGCGGTTATCTCATCGGGCGCCGGGCCGGCGGTGCCCTGCTCGCTCGCAGCCGCTCCGCCCGGCTGCACGAGGGGGCGAAGCGGGCCGAGGAGCTGCTGGCGCGGTACGGGCATGCGAAGGCCATCGTTCTGGCGCGATTCGTGCCGATGGTGCGGACCGTCCTCAATCCGCTGGCAGGGGCGCTGGACGTGCCCGTCCGGGTGTTCACCGTCTGGCAGGTGGTCGGTGGCCTGGTGTGGAGCGTCGGCCTGTCCCTGGCGGGATACGCGCTGGGCTCCGCGATCCCCGGCGTGGACCGCTATCTGTTGCCGCTGGTGGCGCTGATCGTGGTGGTTTCGCTGATTCCGCTCGCCGCCGAGCTGCACCGCAACCGCAGGCAGGCCAGGGCGAAGGCGGCCCGCCGATGA
- a CDS encoding COG4705 family protein, whose protein sequence is MENPEPLTDLDVASTHQSAASRTKTVMKKLPEVTLAFWVMKIAATTLGETAGDLFAQTLKLGYFLTTIALFLIFVVTLVVQLRSRHYNPFFYWTVILSTSMAGTTMSDFMNRDASAKFLSNGAKSLGWGPQGLGLGYPTGAAILISILLVIFAVWKVSGMTFQIRDIVTFRGEALFWSAILVSNTLGTSMGDFLSDSSGLGYLGGALLVSGALAVLLALMKVPMVPNVLLFWIAFVLTRPLGATAGDFLTKPVAKGGLNLGTAGSSAVLLAVLFGLMAYAHMQEKKHAVTRSEQEQALTRQAG, encoded by the coding sequence TTGGAGAATCCCGAACCCCTCACCGACCTCGACGTCGCGAGCACGCACCAGTCCGCGGCGAGCAGAACCAAGACGGTGATGAAGAAGCTGCCGGAGGTCACCCTGGCCTTCTGGGTCATGAAGATCGCCGCGACAACGCTGGGCGAGACGGCCGGTGACCTGTTCGCGCAGACGCTGAAGCTGGGTTACTTCCTCACCACGATCGCCCTGTTCTTGATCTTCGTGGTGACTCTGGTCGTCCAGCTTCGATCGCGGCACTACAACCCGTTCTTCTACTGGACCGTGATCTTGTCGACCAGCATGGCCGGTACCACGATGTCCGACTTCATGAACCGCGATGCCAGCGCCAAGTTCTTGTCGAACGGCGCCAAGTCTCTCGGCTGGGGCCCGCAGGGCCTGGGCCTGGGCTACCCGACCGGCGCGGCGATCCTGATCTCGATCCTGCTGGTCATCTTCGCGGTCTGGAAGGTATCCGGAATGACCTTCCAGATCCGCGACATCGTCACGTTCCGCGGCGAGGCCCTGTTCTGGTCGGCGATCCTGGTCTCCAACACCCTCGGCACCTCCATGGGCGACTTCCTGTCCGACAGCTCCGGCCTCGGCTACCTGGGCGGCGCCCTCCTCGTCTCCGGAGCACTCGCCGTCCTCCTCGCGCTGATGAAGGTGCCGATGGTGCCGAACGTGCTGCTGTTCTGGATCGCCTTCGTCCTCACCCGCCCGCTCGGCGCCACCGCCGGTGACTTCCTCACCAAGCCGGTCGCCAAGGGCGGCCTGAACCTCGGCACCGCCGGCTCCTCGGCCGTCCTGCTGGCCGTCCTGTTCGGCCTGATGGCCTACGCCCACATGCAGGAGAAGAAGCACGCGGTGACGCGCTCCGAGCAGGAGCAGGCCCTCACCCGGCAGGCAGGGTGA
- a CDS encoding BlaI/MecI/CopY family transcriptional regulator — protein sequence MTDAKDERRPAGELEAAVMAALWASDTPLTPAQVQAELSSGLARTTVTTILSRLYEKGTLERERQGRGYAYRPIQDPHGLTALRMHGELDRDSDRESALARFVAQLTPDDEQVLRRLLEEGL from the coding sequence ATGACCGACGCGAAGGACGAGCGCCGACCCGCGGGTGAGCTGGAGGCGGCCGTGATGGCCGCCCTGTGGGCTTCGGACACGCCGCTCACCCCGGCCCAGGTCCAGGCCGAGCTCTCCTCCGGCCTGGCGCGGACGACCGTGACGACGATCCTTTCCCGCCTGTATGAGAAGGGGACCCTGGAGCGGGAGCGGCAGGGCCGCGGCTACGCCTACCGCCCCATACAGGACCCGCACGGCCTGACCGCGCTGCGCATGCACGGCGAACTCGACCGCGACAGCGACCGGGAGAGCGCTCTGGCCCGCTTCGTCGCCCAGCTCACCCCGGACGACGAGCAGGTCCTGCGGCGACTGCTGGAGGAGGGCCTGTGA
- a CDS encoding glycosyltransferase family 39 protein, whose translation MLGFAMVRAVGVAVLLYCGHRRGDPALERLATIWDAERYGNIAVNGYDCGLPVLATSPQAGNACSNLAFFPLYPALIRLVHSLTSLPVPHAALLVSWLASLTAAWGIFAVAAWRYGKHTGVLAAVLWGALPHAVVESMAYTEALFTALAAWSLFAALTQRWIWAGVLCALAGLTRPSAVALVVAIDGAAAVALVRIRRRPARQPAKAGWRPCLGALIAPLGWLGFITWVGARLGHWDGYFAVQRLWRSRFDWGVTTVRQLGRVFLHPTSVPFAWMVVALVLCAAIALGAMTVTHGQPLPLVVYSVGLLVIAVGDSAFFGARARFLVPAFPLLLPLAVGLARVRSGSVRVLLLGSTTALSALYGAYLVFAVDHAP comes from the coding sequence GTGCTGGGCTTCGCCATGGTGCGGGCCGTCGGGGTGGCGGTGCTCCTGTACTGCGGCCACCGGCGTGGAGATCCAGCACTGGAACGATTGGCGACGATATGGGACGCCGAGCGGTACGGAAATATCGCGGTGAACGGATACGACTGCGGCCTGCCCGTACTCGCGACCAGTCCGCAGGCAGGGAACGCTTGCTCCAACCTGGCGTTCTTCCCGCTGTATCCGGCCCTGATCCGGCTCGTGCACAGCCTGACGTCGCTGCCCGTCCCGCATGCCGCTCTTCTGGTCTCCTGGCTCGCGTCCCTGACCGCGGCCTGGGGGATCTTCGCCGTTGCCGCCTGGCGCTACGGCAAGCACACCGGAGTGCTGGCCGCGGTGCTCTGGGGAGCGCTGCCGCATGCCGTGGTGGAGAGCATGGCCTATACGGAGGCACTGTTCACGGCCTTGGCCGCCTGGTCCCTGTTTGCGGCGTTGACCCAGCGCTGGATATGGGCCGGCGTCCTGTGCGCGTTGGCGGGGCTGACCCGGCCCAGCGCGGTGGCCCTCGTGGTCGCGATCGACGGGGCGGCAGCCGTCGCCTTGGTACGAATCCGCAGACGTCCGGCACGGCAGCCGGCAAAGGCAGGATGGCGGCCTTGCCTGGGTGCGCTGATCGCCCCGCTGGGCTGGCTGGGGTTCATCACATGGGTGGGTGCCCGGCTCGGCCACTGGGACGGTTACTTCGCCGTCCAGAGACTGTGGCGTTCCCGATTCGACTGGGGAGTCACCACAGTCCGCCAGCTGGGCCGGGTCTTCCTTCATCCCACGTCCGTGCCGTTCGCCTGGATGGTCGTGGCGCTCGTGCTGTGCGCCGCCATAGCCCTCGGAGCCATGACAGTGACGCACGGCCAGCCGCTGCCGCTCGTGGTGTACAGCGTGGGTCTGTTGGTGATCGCTGTCGGGGATTCGGCGTTCTTCGGCGCCCGGGCCCGATTCCTCGTGCCCGCCTTTCCCTTGCTGCTGCCGTTGGCGGTCGGGCTGGCCCGAGTCCGCTCCGGCAGCGTGCGCGTCCTCCTGCTCGGCTCGACGACTGCCCTGTCCGCGTTGTACGGCGCTTACCTGGTCTTCGCCGTCGATCACGCACCGTAG
- a CDS encoding phosphatase PAP2 family protein produces MNRRDAAGLAGSAGLGAWTVLGVLTMVVVGGGGAPLWLDDGLLSWSVGHRPDVAPALARGLTATGTGVIPYVLAVLAGVVMVRTARRRLLAAALCTACLGAGQALRFGVMELIDRARPPRDGWATHASGWAFPSGHTTTAALTAGLLIVALSLRAPRGGTALGVAVGCWGLLVGLTRAYLGVHWFTDVVGGWLFAVGWLGVCLCAAARWLPASFLSDSTHPAARPAEEDHGPQNPGRRGRSRPA; encoded by the coding sequence GTGAACCGCAGGGACGCCGCAGGGCTGGCGGGCAGTGCGGGCCTCGGCGCCTGGACGGTGCTGGGAGTGCTGACCATGGTGGTCGTGGGCGGCGGTGGCGCTCCGCTGTGGCTGGACGACGGCCTTCTCTCGTGGTCCGTCGGCCACCGCCCCGATGTGGCGCCGGCCCTGGCACGCGGGCTGACGGCCACCGGAACCGGTGTCATCCCGTACGTCCTCGCCGTACTGGCGGGCGTCGTGATGGTGCGGACGGCGCGGCGCAGGCTGCTCGCCGCCGCACTCTGCACGGCCTGCCTCGGTGCGGGACAGGCGCTTCGGTTCGGCGTGATGGAGCTCATCGACCGGGCCCGGCCGCCGCGGGATGGCTGGGCCACGCACGCGAGCGGCTGGGCGTTCCCGTCGGGGCACACCACCACGGCCGCACTGACCGCCGGGCTGCTGATCGTGGCGCTGAGCCTGCGCGCCCCGCGCGGCGGGACGGCGCTTGGCGTCGCCGTCGGCTGCTGGGGCCTGCTGGTCGGACTCACCCGCGCCTACCTCGGGGTGCACTGGTTCACCGACGTCGTCGGCGGCTGGCTGTTCGCCGTCGGCTGGCTCGGAGTGTGCCTGTGCGCCGCGGCCCGCTGGCTGCCCGCATCCTTCCTCAGCGACTCGACCCACCCGGCCGCACGGCCGGCGGAGGAGGACCATGGGCCCCAGAATCCTGGTCGTCGAGGACGATCACGCCCTGCGTGA
- a CDS encoding response regulator transcription factor, translating to MRVLVVEDEQNIAAAVGRGLRAEGFGVDIAEDGEKALRLVRHHDYAVIVLDLMLPGRNGYDVCRTLRAAEIATPVLILTAKDGEYDEADALDLGADDYLTKPFSFVVLLARIRALLRRSAPQRPPVLRAGDLWLDPAAHRCGRGEETLDLTPREFGLLEFLLRHPDTVVSKTDLLAQVWDAWFEGDPNIVEVYVGYLRRKIDTPYGRSAIETVRGVGYRLDRKGG from the coding sequence ATGCGGGTGCTGGTGGTCGAGGACGAGCAGAACATCGCCGCCGCGGTGGGCCGTGGGCTGCGCGCCGAGGGGTTCGGCGTCGACATCGCCGAGGACGGTGAGAAGGCCCTGCGTCTGGTCAGGCACCACGACTACGCCGTGATCGTGCTCGACCTGATGCTTCCGGGGCGTAACGGCTACGACGTCTGCCGCACGCTGCGCGCCGCGGAGATCGCTACTCCCGTGCTGATCCTGACGGCCAAGGACGGGGAGTACGACGAGGCGGACGCCCTCGATCTGGGTGCCGACGACTATCTGACCAAGCCCTTCTCCTTCGTGGTGCTGCTGGCCCGGATCCGCGCGCTGCTGCGCCGCAGCGCCCCGCAGCGGCCGCCGGTCCTCCGTGCGGGTGATCTCTGGCTGGACCCGGCCGCCCACCGGTGCGGCCGTGGCGAGGAGACCCTCGACCTGACGCCGCGCGAGTTCGGGCTGCTGGAGTTCCTGTTGCGCCACCCCGACACCGTGGTGAGCAAGACGGACCTGCTCGCTCAGGTCTGGGACGCGTGGTTCGAAGGCGACCCGAACATCGTCGAAGTCTACGTCGGCTACCTCCGGCGCAAGATCGACACCCCGTACGGCCGGTCCGCCATCGAGACCGTGCGCGGCGTCGGTTACCGGCTGGACCGGAAGGGCGGCTGA
- a CDS encoding phosphatase PAP2 family protein encodes MTFAFGGASIDGSAYTDVVDLAGRSPGWVDTAVAAWSAYGLAVFALLMVLGWWQARRTGAVTAVTALAAPVAVVLAYGVDAVLKLVVREDRPCRNLRVRTLEACPAPGDWSFPSNHAAIAAATAVALVFVSRRLGAVAAVAALAMAASRAWVGVHYPHDVAVGVLVGVLVASAAMILLRRWAQTLARRLSATVLRPLLAAP; translated from the coding sequence ATGACCTTCGCGTTCGGCGGAGCGTCGATCGACGGCTCCGCGTACACGGATGTGGTGGACCTGGCGGGGCGCTCGCCCGGCTGGGTGGACACCGCGGTGGCGGCGTGGTCGGCGTACGGGCTGGCGGTGTTCGCTCTGCTGATGGTCCTGGGCTGGTGGCAGGCCCGGCGGACAGGAGCGGTGACGGCGGTGACGGCGTTGGCCGCGCCGGTGGCCGTGGTCCTGGCGTACGGCGTGGATGCCGTCCTGAAGCTGGTGGTGCGTGAGGACAGGCCGTGCCGGAACCTGCGCGTGAGGACGCTGGAGGCATGTCCGGCGCCGGGTGACTGGTCCTTTCCCAGCAATCACGCGGCGATCGCTGCGGCGACCGCCGTGGCGCTGGTGTTCGTCTCACGTCGCCTGGGAGCGGTCGCGGCCGTTGCCGCGCTCGCCATGGCGGCCTCCCGGGCCTGGGTCGGCGTGCACTACCCGCACGACGTCGCGGTCGGCGTGCTCGTGGGCGTGCTCGTGGCCTCCGCTGCGATGATCCTGTTGCGGCGGTGGGCGCAGACACTTGCCCGTCGCCTGAGCGCCACTGTGCTGCGTCCGCTCCTGGCTGCCCCGTGA
- a CDS encoding AbrB family transcriptional regulator: protein MAPTSAPQRTHERSPSTAPKPAPQVSELRVSRTAPVGRWVLIIAGGYAAGLTASAFGVPAPYLLASLLVGAALALCGVVRDRLPAPAGRASQALVGALMGSYLTPAALVSAAPVALPMTVVTAATIALSVGVAWLLARRGRISRPSAVLGMVPGGSAAIVTCADELNADVRLVAFTQYLRVGLVATTAPLAAHWMTSGRPSAASGHPGGGGTAGTGLTHLVAGADQLSGLLALAAVCAAGSWAGRRLRLPTPMLIGPMLVALVATLSGAMPGFAPVGVLQNFVFVLVGLDVGVRFTRQTLRSMRRLLPPILVCMTVVCLGCAGLAWVFAGLTGTPFTDAYLATTPGGINAVLATAVSSHADVALVSTVQSLRLLVVVLVTPLIIRQLAASRPQPPSRVGGDMART, encoded by the coding sequence GTGGCTCCGACTTCCGCGCCGCAGCGAACGCATGAGCGCTCGCCCAGCACCGCGCCGAAGCCCGCCCCGCAAGTCTCCGAGCTCCGCGTCTCCCGCACGGCTCCCGTCGGACGCTGGGTCCTGATCATCGCCGGGGGTTACGCGGCGGGTCTCACGGCCTCCGCCTTCGGCGTTCCCGCCCCCTACCTCCTGGCCTCGCTGCTGGTCGGCGCCGCCCTGGCGCTGTGCGGGGTGGTCCGCGACCGGCTGCCGGCGCCGGCGGGCCGCGCCTCACAGGCGCTGGTCGGCGCTCTCATGGGCAGCTATCTCACCCCGGCCGCCCTCGTCTCCGCCGCCCCCGTCGCGCTGCCCATGACCGTGGTCACCGCGGCCACCATCGCGCTGAGCGTCGGGGTCGCCTGGCTTCTGGCCCGCCGTGGCCGCATCAGCCGGCCCAGCGCCGTCCTCGGCATGGTGCCCGGCGGTTCCGCCGCGATCGTCACCTGCGCCGACGAGCTGAACGCCGACGTACGGCTCGTCGCTTTCACCCAGTACCTGCGCGTCGGCCTCGTCGCCACCACCGCCCCGCTGGCCGCCCACTGGATGACCTCCGGCCGGCCATCGGCCGCATCGGGCCACCCAGGCGGGGGCGGGACCGCCGGAACCGGCCTCACGCACCTCGTGGCGGGGGCGGACCAGCTCAGCGGCCTGCTCGCCCTCGCGGCCGTCTGCGCCGCCGGCTCCTGGGCCGGCCGACGGCTGCGACTGCCCACACCCATGCTGATCGGCCCCATGCTGGTCGCCCTCGTCGCCACTCTCAGCGGCGCCATGCCCGGCTTCGCGCCCGTGGGCGTGCTGCAGAACTTCGTCTTCGTCCTCGTCGGCCTGGACGTCGGCGTACGTTTCACCCGCCAGACGCTCCGCAGCATGCGGCGCCTGCTGCCGCCGATCCTGGTCTGCATGACGGTCGTCTGCCTCGGCTGCGCCGGGCTGGCGTGGGTCTTCGCCGGCCTGACCGGCACACCGTTCACCGACGCCTATCTCGCCACGACACCCGGAGGGATCAACGCGGTCCTCGCCACGGCCGTCTCCTCCCATGCGGACGTGGCCCTGGTCTCCACCGTCCAGAGTCTGCGCTTGCTGGTGGTCGTCCTGGTGACCCCGCTGATCATCCGCCAGTTGGCCGCGAGCCGACCGCAACCGCCGTCCCGCGTGGGTGGGGACATGGCGCGGACCTGA
- a CDS encoding M48 family metalloprotease has product MTITLLLIPLLLPCASPFLARRILDHRSPVAALWTLTVSALLLAAGTVAALGTFAVTGLLKIPAFAALGELVHPLRTPSERLVLPVAALAAGLLTLGTFALGRSAVRQAAGLRTARSQAERRSTAGDLCVVDSPHPDAYALPGRPHRIVVTTGMLRALRPDEREALFAHERAHNTGGHRYFLAAAELAAHCHPALRAVREAVRLVAERAADEAAATAVGDRRLTARAIARAALAAHAADSDRPAFTPAATTGPVPRRVAALLSPAARTPRIVPWIAVLLAACAVISCATAATGALSVHQDIEVAQGEASR; this is encoded by the coding sequence GTGACGATCACGCTCCTGCTGATCCCGCTCCTTCTGCCCTGTGCGTCGCCTTTCCTGGCCCGCCGGATCCTCGACCACCGCTCGCCGGTGGCCGCTCTGTGGACCCTCACCGTCTCCGCGCTCCTCCTCGCAGCCGGTACCGTCGCGGCACTCGGCACCTTCGCGGTGACCGGCCTGCTCAAAATCCCGGCCTTTGCCGCGCTGGGCGAGCTGGTCCACCCTCTGCGGACGCCCTCCGAACGGCTGGTCCTGCCCGTGGCCGCACTGGCCGCCGGTCTGCTCACGCTCGGCACCTTTGCGCTCGGGCGCTCGGCCGTGCGCCAGGCCGCAGGGCTGCGCACCGCCCGCTCCCAGGCCGAACGCCGGTCCACCGCAGGCGACCTGTGCGTCGTCGACTCCCCGCACCCGGACGCCTACGCCCTGCCCGGCCGCCCGCACCGCATCGTCGTCACCACCGGCATGCTGCGTGCCCTGCGGCCGGACGAGCGGGAGGCCCTCTTCGCGCACGAGCGCGCCCACAACACCGGCGGCCACCGCTACTTCCTGGCCGCGGCGGAACTCGCCGCCCACTGCCACCCCGCCTTGCGAGCGGTCCGTGAAGCGGTCCGGCTGGTCGCGGAACGCGCCGCCGACGAGGCGGCCGCCACCGCGGTCGGCGACCGGCGCCTGACCGCCCGCGCCATCGCGCGAGCCGCCCTGGCCGCGCACGCGGCGGACTCGGATCGCCCGGCGTTCACACCGGCGGCGACCACAGGTCCTGTGCCGCGGCGTGTGGCCGCCCTCCTGTCCCCAGCCGCACGAACACCGCGCATCGTGCCGTGGATCGCCGTTCTCCTGGCCGCCTGCGCGGTGATCTCCTGCGCCACTGCGGCGACCGGCGCACTCAGCGTCCACCAGGACATCGAAGTCGCCCAGGGCGAGGCAAGCCGCTGA
- a CDS encoding sensor histidine kinase — protein sequence MRSFPGHLAPRTLRGRLSLISRIITELDWWRGRPRSTEETRASHQVIAEATQSMLTICDTLLNDARDNARSPSMVPGTTGVVPVLRRLAQQLEAPHPVKATVEAVCPQLEAGVTPALLERIVSPLLANAVRYARSCVTVSAHRRPGSVLIDIVDDGPGVPEAFAGELFQPGRRAAATDGHDGAGLGLPLARRLARAVGGEVSYDPGHAPGARFTVTLPAG from the coding sequence ATGAGGTCTTTTCCGGGCCACCTGGCTCCACGCACGCTGCGGGGCCGGCTCTCGCTCATCAGCCGGATCATCACGGAACTCGACTGGTGGCGGGGACGCCCCCGCTCCACCGAGGAGACCCGTGCCAGTCATCAGGTGATAGCCGAGGCCACCCAATCCATGCTCACGATCTGCGACACGTTGCTGAACGACGCCCGCGACAATGCGCGGAGCCCTTCAATGGTCCCCGGTACGACCGGTGTCGTCCCCGTTCTGCGCCGTCTTGCCCAGCAGCTCGAGGCACCGCATCCGGTGAAGGCCACGGTGGAGGCGGTCTGTCCACAGCTGGAGGCAGGTGTCACGCCGGCTCTGCTCGAACGCATCGTCAGCCCGCTGCTCGCCAACGCCGTCCGATACGCCCGCTCGTGCGTGACCGTGTCCGCGCACCGCAGGCCCGGCTCTGTTCTGATCGACATCGTCGACGACGGGCCCGGTGTACCGGAGGCGTTCGCCGGCGAGCTGTTCCAGCCGGGTCGACGCGCCGCCGCCACGGACGGGCACGACGGCGCGGGACTGGGGCTGCCGCTCGCGCGACGCCTGGCCCGCGCCGTCGGCGGCGAGGTGTCCTACGATCCCGGGCACGCGCCAGGGGCCCGGTTCACGGTCACCCTGCCTGCCGGGTGA
- a CDS encoding alkaline phosphatase family protein produces MSSGSAVTGGPVIASSRTRPRSTVRLLAYALGVAAAVAAPWTGAAGTGHRAGHVPTPDHVVVVVMENHAYDQIIGSPGAPYINSLGRGGAVLTSSYAIAHPSQPNYFALFSGATQGITDDSCYTPGFRSAANLASELTAVGKTWAGYSESLPSQGSTICDSGRYARKHNPWFGFRNVPRSSAKTFAQFPTVYARLPTVSFVIPNLCSDMHDCPVSAGDTWLQKHLGAYAAWAETHNSLLVVTFDEDNQHSKNKIATVLYGQPVTAGSRSATRYDHYDVLRTIEDMYGTSHAGHAATASDITGIWAS; encoded by the coding sequence ATGTCTTCCGGCTCTGCTGTGACCGGAGGCCCCGTGATCGCCTCGTCCCGAACACGCCCCCGGAGTACCGTCCGTCTGCTCGCTTACGCCCTCGGCGTCGCCGCGGCGGTGGCCGCGCCATGGACGGGAGCCGCAGGAACCGGGCACAGGGCCGGACATGTCCCCACGCCCGACCACGTGGTCGTCGTCGTCATGGAGAACCACGCGTACGACCAGATCATCGGCAGCCCCGGCGCTCCGTACATCAACTCACTGGGAAGGGGCGGCGCCGTCCTGACCAGCTCCTACGCCATTGCCCACCCCAGCCAGCCCAACTACTTCGCACTCTTCTCCGGCGCGACGCAGGGCATCACCGACGACAGCTGCTACACCCCCGGCTTCCGCTCCGCCGCCAACCTCGCCTCCGAGCTGACGGCCGTCGGAAAGACCTGGGCCGGCTACAGCGAGTCGCTGCCCAGCCAAGGTTCGACCATCTGCGACAGCGGACGCTATGCGCGCAAGCACAACCCGTGGTTCGGGTTCCGCAACGTCCCCCGATCCAGCGCCAAGACGTTCGCACAGTTCCCGACCGTCTACGCCAGGCTGCCCACGGTCTCCTTCGTCATCCCGAATCTGTGCAGTGACATGCATGACTGCCCGGTCTCCGCCGGCGACACCTGGCTGCAGAAGCACCTCGGCGCCTACGCGGCCTGGGCCGAGACCCACAACAGCCTCCTCGTGGTGACCTTCGACGAGGACAACCAGCACAGCAAGAACAAGATCGCCACGGTGCTGTACGGTCAGCCGGTGACCGCGGGCAGCAGATCGGCGACCAGGTACGACCATTACGACGTGCTGCGCACCATCGAGGACATGTACGGCACCTCGCACGCCGGGCACGCCGCCACCGCGTCGGACATCACCGGTATCTGGGCGAGCTGA
- a CDS encoding class F sortase, producing the protein MTSLILGGWLMHDGTVTRHPPLPGAAQPFTPSPGAAAATAARTAAVSPLPRSEPQRLRIPAISVDAPLTGLGLDAGGHLKEPPVDKDNLVAWYKDGATPGQTGTAILYGHVDIRKGNAVFWNLGKLKKGQPVQVQRDDGKVARFTVDAIEVYPKNKIPNTKVYGTANRPELRLITCGGSYSRSTGYASNVVVFAHLTGAT; encoded by the coding sequence ATGACCAGTCTGATACTGGGCGGCTGGCTGATGCACGACGGCACCGTGACGCGTCACCCGCCGCTTCCCGGCGCGGCCCAGCCCTTCACTCCGTCGCCCGGCGCGGCGGCCGCAACCGCCGCGCGGACAGCGGCCGTCAGCCCCCTGCCCCGCTCGGAGCCCCAACGGCTGCGTATCCCCGCCATCTCCGTCGACGCTCCGCTGACGGGTCTTGGCCTTGACGCAGGAGGTCATCTGAAGGAGCCGCCAGTCGACAAGGACAACCTCGTTGCCTGGTACAAGGACGGCGCCACGCCCGGCCAGACGGGCACCGCCATCCTTTACGGCCACGTGGACATCCGCAAAGGCAATGCCGTCTTCTGGAACCTCGGCAAGTTGAAGAAGGGGCAGCCGGTTCAGGTCCAGCGCGATGACGGCAAGGTCGCGCGCTTCACCGTCGACGCCATTGAGGTCTACCCCAAGAACAAGATCCCCAACACCAAGGTCTACGGCACCGCCAACCGCCCCGAGCTGCGGCTGATCACCTGCGGCGGCTCGTACTCCCGGTCCACCGGATACGCGTCCAACGTGGTCGTCTTCGCCCATCTCACCGGCGCGACATGA